ggtttttgttgtctgtgtccccactggggagatgAATCCTCTCTATCACTCCTGGTAATCGTTGTCTGGTACAGAAAAACCTCATTTACCCAGGCGGGTGGTAAAAGCAGTAAACACAGCCATGGTTTTACTGCCTCCCAACCACcaagagcccccctgccccaaagcaccccccccccatgttgagggcatgtggcctggtatggttcaggaggaaggagggggtgcTAGCTtgtccccttcctttcctgacctcagataagggtctggtatggattttgagggggacaccatgccatttaaaaataaaagtttggcgtggggttcccgcaaaacccataccagacccgaagggtcaTTGTCGgtctgcccccttgtgacattgttggtctgcccccttgtgacattgttggtctgcccccttgtgacattgttggtctgcccccttgtgacattgttggtctgcccccttgtgacattgTTGGTCGGCCCCCTTGTGACATTGTTGgtctgccccttgtgatgtcgtCTGTCAGTCCCCTTGTGATGTTGTCGctctgcccccttgtgacgtcatcggtctgcccccttgtgacgtcattgatctgcTCCCTTGTGACTTCGTCAGTCTGcccacatgtgacgtcattggtcTGTCCCCTTGTGACTTTGTTGGTCTGCCCCCCTGTGACGTCGTCTGTCAGTCCTCTTGTGACATTGTTGGTcttcccccttgtgacatcatcggTCTGCCTCCTTTTGATATCGTTGgtctgcccccttgtgacatcgtCTTTTAGTCCCCTTGTGACTTTGCCTGTCCACATGCAACGTTGTTGGTCTGTCTCATTGTGACATCATTGgtctgccccttgtgatgtcagtttGTCCCCTTTTGACGTCATCAGTCTGTCACATTGTAACGTTGTTCGTCTGCTCCCTTGTGATGTCATCGTTCTGCTCCCTTGTGACATTGTTGTTCTGTCCCCTTGTAATGTTGTCAGTAtgtccccttgtgacgtcatcagTCTGTCCCCTTGTGACGTCGCCGGTCTGCTCCCTTGTGACTTTGTCGGTTTGCTCCcttgtgatgtcatcagtctgtccccttgtgacgtcatcagTCTGTTCCCTTGTGACGTCATCGGTCTGTCCCCTTGTGACGTCTTCAATCTGTCCCCTTTTGACGTCGTTGGTCTGCTCCcttgtgatgtcatcagtctgtccccttgtgacgtcatcggtctgtccccttgtgacgtcatcggTCTGTCCCCTTGTGACGTCGCCGGTCTGCTCCCTTGTGACTTTGTCGGTTTGCTCCcttgtgatgtcatcagtctgtccccttgtgacgtcatcagtctgtccccttgtgacgtcatcggTCTGTCCCCTTGTGACGTCGCCGGTCTGCTCCCTTGTGACTTTGTCGGTTTGCTCCcttgtgatgtcatcagtctgtccccttgtgacgtcatcagTCTGTTCCCTTGTGACATTGTCGGTCTGCTCCCTTGCCATGTTGTCGGTCTGCTCCCTTGCCATGTTGTCGGTCTGCTCCCTTGTGACGTTGTCCGTCTGCTCCCTTGCGACGTTGTCGGTCTTCCCCCTTGCGACGTTGTCGGTCTGCTCCCTTGTGACATCGTCGATCTGCTCCCTTGCGACGTTGTCGGTCTGCTCCCTTGCCATGTTGTCGGTCTGCTCCCTTGCCATGTTGTCGGTCTGCTCCCTTGCCATGTTGTCGGTCTGCTCCCTTGTGACGTAGTCGGTCTGCTCCCTTGCGACGTTGTCGGTCTTCTCCCTTGTGACGTTGTCGGTCTGCTCCCTTGTGACGTCGTCGGTTTGCTACCTTGCGACGTTGTCGGTCTGCTCCCTTGCGACGTTGTCGGTCTTCTCCCTTGCGACATTGTCGGTCTGCTCCCTTGCGACGCTGTCGGTCTTCTCCCTTGCGACGTTGTCGGTCTGCTCCCTTGCGACGTCATCAGTCTGTCCCCTTGTGatgtttttacattcagctgtcagtggggaacctTAATGACAGCTGACAGCTGAAGTCTCATCGGCTATTAAAAAAGTAGCGGCCGGCATTCTCGGCCCATTCCATCTATTCACAGTTTGTTAAAGAGAATAAAGTTAAACGCATGTAAAAATGCATGATGTCATCGGTCTGCCCTTTTCTCCCGCCGTATTTCCGGTGCAGTGCATGTTCTTCTATACGTAGGAAGGACAATGGCGCCGTGACGCACTCATGGCTCAGGTAAGGAACCTATAGGTGTGCGCCACCTGTACAGTCCCCATCCCCGGCGCGCTCAGCCAGCTTCTGGCGGTGATTTATGAGCGCGGTTTGGGGGCCGAATTTATTTGTGTTGATTCAGTGTAAACGCCAGCTTTTTGTTTATTGCCTCAGAGCTTGGAATGCGCGGCTCCGCAGATGGAAAAACCTCCCCTCGGCTCGCCGAGTCTTGCGACACCCTCCAACGTCACGCCGAAAAGTtaatgactttctttcaacatcCATACAATGTGGGAGCGGAACATATGCTCCGTGTTTATTGCTCTAAGCCTATAGATTGCGTGCAGACGATGAAACTGACGTATGACGCCTCCCCCTCCCCCGACAATGAAAGAAAACCGCCATGGGAAGGAAAAATGAACCAATTTGctgatttctttaaaaaaaatctgatttgctgaattttattttattccgcATCTTAAAGAGGAACCCCGagcaggaaaaaaattaaaaagagatCACCCCTCCCCCGCTAAAAAAAGCGTCAGCACTACCCCACAAAAGATGGATCGCCCCTATCCTGCTAAAGGATCGCCCCTTCCCCACTGAAGAAGGATCACCCCACCCTGCTGAAGAAAGATCACCCCTACCCCCTGAAGAAGGCTTGCCCCTTTCCCACTGGAGGATCACCCCTACCCCACTGAAGAAGGATTGCCCCTACTCCACTGAAGAAGGCTTGTCCCCACCCCACTGAAGAAGGATTGCCCCCACCCCATTAAAGAAGAATTGTCCTTACTCCCTGAAGAAGGCTTGCCCCTTCCCCACTGGAGGATCACCCCTACCCCCTGAAGAAGGATCACCCCACCCTGCTGAAGGAACACTGCACCCCGCTGAAGAAGGATCACCCCTACCCCACTAAAGATGGATTGTCCATACCTTGATAAAGAAGGATTGCCCCTACCCCCTGAAGAAGGATTAGTCCTACCCCACTGAAGAAGGATCGTCTCTACCTGGCTGAAGAAGGattgcccccaccccgctcaagAAGGATCACCCCTACCCTATTGAATAAGAAGAAGAATTGCCTCTTCCCCGCTGAAGAAGGATCGCCCCACCCTGCTAAAGGATCACCTCTACCCCTCTAAAGAAGGATCACCCCCACTCCACTGAAGAAGGATTGCCCCTACAACTCTGAAGAAGGATCGCCCCCACCCCACTGAGGAAGGATCACCCCTACCCCACTGAAGAATAATCACCCCTACCCCCTGAAGAAGGATCACCCATACCCCACTGAAGAAGGATCACCCCTACTCCACTGAAGAATAATCACCCCTACCCCCTGAAGAAGGATCACCCATACCCCACTGAAGAAGGATCGCCCCCACTCCACTGAAGAAGGATTGCCACTACAACTCTGAAGAAGAATCACCCCCACCCCACTGAATAAGGATCACCCCTACCCCACTGAAGAAGGATTGCCCCTACAACTCTGAATAAGGATCGCCCCCACTTAACTGAAGAAGGATTGCCCCTACAACTCTGAAGAAGGATCACCCCTACCCCACTGAATAAGGATCACCCCTACCCCACTGAATAAGGATCACCCCTATCCCACTGAAGAAAAACCACCCCTACCCCACTGAATAAGGATCACCCATACCCCACTGAAGAAAAACCACCCCTACCCCACTGAATAAGGATCACCCCTACCCCACTGAATAAGGATCACCCCTACCCCACTGAAGAAGGATTGCCCCTACAACTCTGAAGAAGGATCGCCCCCACTTAACTGAAGAAGGATTGCCCCTACAACTCTGAAGAAGGATCACCCCTACCCCACTGAATAAGGATCACCCCTACCCCACTGAATAAGGATCACCCCTATCCCACTGAAGAAAAACCACCCCTACCCCACTGAATAAGGATCACCCATACCCCACTGAAGAAAAACCACCCCTACCCCACTGAATAAGGATCACCCCTACCCCACTGAATAAGGATCACCCCTACCCCACTGAAGAAGGATTGCCCCTACAACTCTGAAGAAGGATCGCCCCCACTTAACTGAAGAAGGATTGCCCCTACAACTCTGAAGAAGGATCACCCCTACCCCACTGAATAAGGATCACCCCTACCCCACTGAATAAGGATCACCCCTATCCCACTGAAGAAAAACCACCCCTACCCCACTGAATAAGGATCACCCCTACCCCACTGAAGAAAAACCACCCCTACCCCACTGAATAAGGATCACCCCTACCCCACTGAAGAAGGATCACCCCTACCCCACTGAAGAAGGATCACCCATACCCCACTGAAGAAAAACCACCCCTACCCCACTGAAGAAAAACCACCCCTACCCCACTGAAGAAGGATCACCCCTACCCCACTGAAGAAGGATCGCCTCCACCCCACTGAAGAAGGATCACCCCcacccctaatgcaataggctgcgcacacctatgctggtAAATAAAGACACCCTACAACCATCCCCCGTATCCCTGTATACTGTGCTCTAATGTGAACCGgcccttcaaacaaaatacagaaaaacTGAATAAAATGTATCAAAACCAAGTCCAAATAAATCCTCCAATCCTGTGACTTCAATCATCCGAACCGGTCGTTGTGTATCGGCGCGGCGGTGGATAAGGAGCGCACAATCCTCACATTTATTTGCTGGATTATTTGGACTTCATTTTGATACAATTTATACAATTCTGAGGTCACCAAGTTTCGGAATTGTTTCTATTGATGGTTCCGAGTGTTTTCTGACCCTGCGGCGGTGAAGCAGAAATTATTATTTACCTCATTTCCCAAATTTCTATATTTTATCACCTCTCTGTCATAAACAGCCCAATAAACACCGGAGGAtttatttaaaatagtttttattaacATTGATGAATAAACGTCGGAAATCCGGGATCGTCTTCTAATGACGTTCAGGTGAGCGATGAGTTCTGTGAATGTCGGATCTCTCCTCTTCTATGAAGGGATGGAGATCTGTTggaatatttttgtatttgtaggaggaattgggggtcaccaatcatttacaggtctttgtatgggggggaggggggttaatgAACCTCTGATGTGTGTATGGAGGATCTTACTggcagaaagggaaaaaaacgcacaaatatggtcttcacaGCGCCTGTTTTCCCAAAACCGACGCGATTCGTCTAAGTAGACTTCAACAGGGGCCTATGTATGGCTGACATACAAACCTATTGAAGTCTACTTAGACAAAACGCGTGGGAGGTGTCTCCTCGAGAGGTATTTCCTCCTTCCTCCCACCCCTGGGAGGTGTCTCCTCGCTCCTCCCACCCCTGGGAGGTGTCTCCTCGTTCCTCCATCTTCCCACCCCTGGGAGGTGTCTCCCCACTCCTCCATCCTCCCACTCCTGGGAGGTGTCTCCTCGCTCCTCCATCCTCCCACCCCTGGGAGGTGTCTCCTCGCTCCTCCATCTTCCCACCCCTGGGAGgtgtctcccctctcctcccacccCTGGGAGGTGTCTCCCCGCTCCTCCATCCTCCGACCCCTGGGAGGTGTCTCCCCGCTCCTCCCACCCCTTGGAGGTGTCTCCTCGATCCTCTCACCCCTGGGAGGTGTCTCCTCACTCCTTCATCCTCCCACCCCTGGGAGGTGTCTCCTCGCTCCTTCATCCTCCCACCCCTGGGAGGTGTCTCCTCACTCCTCCGACCCCTTGGAAGTGTCTCCTCGCTCCTCCCACCCCTGGGAGGTGTCTCCTCGCTCCTCTATCTTCCCACCCCTGGGGGGTGTCTCCTCGTTCCTTCATCCTCCCACCCCTGGGAGGTGTCTCCTCGCTCCTTCATCCTCCCACCCCTGGGAGGTGTCTCCCCGCTCCTCCATCCTCCGACCACTGGGAGGTGACTCCTCGCTCCTCCATCCTCCCACCCCTGGGAGGTGTCTCCTCGCTCCTCCATCATCCCACCACTGGGAGGTGACTCCTCGCTCCTCCATCATCCCACCCCTGGGAGGTGTCTCCCCGCTCCTCCAATCCTCCTACCCCTGGGAGGTGTCTCCCAGCTCCTCTATCCTCTGACCCCTGGGAGGTGTCTCCTCGCTCCTCCATCCTCCCACCCCTGGGAGGTGTCTTCTCGCTCCTCCATCCTCCCACCCCTGGGAGGTGTCTCCTCGCTCCTCCCACCCCAATCCATTCAGAAGAACTTATACACTATTTGGTGTTTGTGTCAGTGTGGGGGAACCAAATGATGGGTGCAGGTTTAGGTCATGTCTGACCATTCTTTTAAAGCCAACTCCAGATTCGCTTACATTTTTGTTGGTTTGGATAGAGGGGAGGAGAGTTACAAATTCCatatgttgtttgtttttgagcaTGTGACCCCCATTGGAGAGAATGTTTCTAACTTCTTGAAATAGGGGtcacttgcctctcaatgttctGATGGGATGGAGGGACAACTTTCAACACAAAATATATAGGATGAAGACACACCCATACCACGCCCCCAATTACGTGCGCCGTGAAGTATTaggtaaagtgttttttttactttataagtAAAACTAAATGCAATCATTTAGATGTTGGGTGGGAGTGTAGCCCCAGTCCGCAGCTCCAcagcttcttctcttctcccaggCCTCCAGTGAGTGTGTAGACAGGTGCAGTCTGTTTTcttcactgcaggtggcgctcaaccGCAGCAGCAGTGCAAAGGGTGAGGAAGCcaagaggaacatggttcctctatggtttcctaggTCACTGGGGCAGCGATCCAATTGGATGCTGACAGCCCATGTGACTCTAGTGGCCATCCTGGGTCAGCCAAAGTATATTTAAGACCCTGGCTCTTGGGTTCGGCATGCATgatagtgtagggacaggttaccCATCTGTCAGGGATAGTATTAGCAGCAGGGAAAGGTTGAGTAGGGAAGGCGTAGGGATCTGCCACTCTTTCTGGAAACCTCCAACACTTGGGCCCCCGGAGTGGCCAGGGCACATTCTGCCCCTGAAGATAGATGCGGTCAGCTTGGCTGAAACATGCCCCACTCCACGCTGCTGTCATCTGTGTGCGTTCCTGGGTAAGTTCTTTCAATTGCATCTGGACTGAGTGTTTGTTATTGCCACTGCACCACGCAGCCACCCACAAGTGCAGGATCAGCCATGCAgggtgaggaggggggagggagagggccacaggcagggctgtcttaatgacagggcacacctgggcactgctcaggggccccagctgcatggggggcccctgccctttccccaaaagcagcttgtccttgatcccgggctgcccctctacatcccagatgtccccccagcactctgacccctcttcaccctatatatcccctacctcctacctacttggtttacctgcactgtctccattgtaggggccccagagcattactttgcccaggggcccatgatgctattaagatggccctggccaCAGGATGTTTTGGCAGAGCTGTGTTTGCAGCCCACCCTCTGTCTCAGAGTAGTGAATGGTCACAGGGTGGCTGGGCACTGCCAACTTTTGAAGAGGGCAAAAGACTTCTGGGAGCCACCTGGAACTATGAGAGATGTAGTCTGTAGGAGACAGTCCCTATAAAGCCAAGTACTGGGTGGGACTACAAGTTCCAGGGGGACAGGGTGCTGcaaaggaagaaaaggaaagagaagacCGGGGTTTGGGGCAGTCTCACGTGGGAAGTAAGAGTTGATGAGTGTAGGGGGCTGCTGAGTTAGAGGCACCGCCTGCTGTGGAGGTTCACCGGAAAGAGACTGGGCTGCCACATTTGCATGAAGGTTACTGGTTCTGTGAGAAATTGCCATTACTGGGTCCAAAGACGTCACCAACAGCATCAGTTCTAGACTCCAGCGACCAGGAGAAGGTTTAATTACAGACTGCATAgtggtcagtggcggtgcgtccatgctgggtgcaggagcgccgccccctctctcctgcacccgtcactcaccaatagatagattcatgcattgcatgaatctatgtattgtcgctgcttccgccccctattcaggtgtccggcctcaTGTTGAGCgtcggccatctgaattacagcggtgggtgtgttttggaagtttctgattagagcctgtgggctctaataggcttccaaattgttaaacagAGGGCACACTGCTGTGCGTTCTCTGTTTAAAcaatgctgtgttagggaatcgcttctctaaggccccgtacacacgacagagtttctcggcagaattcaccgagaaactctgccgagaaactctgtcgtctgtacagttttggctcgatggagccgccgaggaactcgacgagaaaatagagaacatgttctctattttctcgttgtccgcgttgttctatgggagaaggcggcccgccgagctcctcggcggcttcatcccaaaactcgacgaggaactcgacgtgccaagcacgtcgagttcctctgtcgtgtgtacggggcctaacactgacccgcctctcagccaatcaggtgcgccGTGTCTGGTTACCggcggtcacctgattggctgaagcgacaggtgcTTTGGTCtaatcatagcagagatgacagaggactcggagggagcgtggaggaggacggCTGActcaagaaaggtaagtgccgggtgggggggcaaactggctgcattttattggaaaactggcatcatttgatggggcaaactggctgtattagaggggggggcaaactggctgcatttgatggggaaactggctgtatttgatgggcaaactggctgtattagaggggggggcaaactggctgcatttgatggggaaactggctgtatttgatgggcaaactggctgtattagagggggcaaactggctgtatttgatgggcaaactggctgtattagagggggcaaactggctgtatttgatgggcaaatTGGCTGTATTAGAGGGGGCAAACTGGATGCATTTTATTGGAAAATTGGCatcattttatggggcaaactggctgcatttgagggggcaaactggctgtattagaGGGGGCAAACTGGATGCATTTTATTGGAAAATTGGCatcattttatggggcaaactggctgcatttgatggggaaactggctgtattagagggggcaaactggctgcattttattggaaaactggcatcattttatggggcaaactggctgtatttgatgggcaaactggctgtattagaGGGGGCAAActagctgcatttgagggggcaaactggctgtatttgatgggcaaactggctgtatttgatgggcaaactggctgcatttgatggggaaactggctgcattagaGGGGGCAAATTGGCTGTATTTGTGGGGGCAAActagtggcatttgatggggcaaactggcggaaattgatgggcacagtggctgcgtttgatggcacagtggcaacaattgatgggcacagtagctatgtttgataggcacagtagttATGTTTGATGGGCAccttgaggctgcaattgatgggtttgttagcacccccccaaaaatgttgagcaccagccgccactgatagtgGTGACAGGCCATTGACCACAACTCATAGTGGTGACAGGCCATTGGCTACAACTCATAGTGGTGACAGGCCATTGGCTACAACTCATAGTGGTGAGAGGCCATTGACCACAACTCATAGTAGTGAGAGGCCATTTGTCACAACTCATTACCCACTTCCCAGGGACAGTGTCACTTTACCTTTGGATACAGTTTGGGAACTTGCACCCTGTACCATGGGATTCTCTTAAACCCGAGCGTTCTAACACAAGAAACTATGGGCCTGAACAATTAAAACTACACTGGCATTGGGTAGGGGGTTGGAGAGACTGAAAGACCTTTCAGCTTCCACCCTCCCCCAGATCCAGGGTTCAGGTGCAGAGATACTCGGTCCTCTCATTGTTGGGGTGTTGTACGTTACTTTATCTCTTATCGTTTATCGCTGTTCTTTTCCTATTGTTGCCACAAAGGGTGTTTATCCCAAATACATCCTCCTTCCTCAGCCTTGGTGTGTCAGAGGGTGTGGCATTGCCGGAAGGGTCATTGTCACCCGGGAACGGAAAACCCATCCATCAGAGGTTCCTTCAGGTGGTTTCGTGTAGTATGaaataaaattgtaaacaatAGATGTATAAATCCATACTGACCataagagagaaggaaagagaaacaGAGGGATTTGGTATCAAAGCTGGGCAGTCCCTTCAAATTAGAGATAATTGGGTGCTCTGGGGTAACGGTGGTCACCGGGACAGGAAGGCACAGAGGGCAATAAACATGTTGTCAGGAGTTGtaactcttccccattctctacCCTAATTGAGTTTTTGTTAGTGCCCTCATTGGAAAGATTTCCCATCACCTGACAGGACATCAAGGGAAATTTCCTCAATAGGCTTACAGGTGGCAACTAAAAGTTGTCAGAGGCGCTAATCATTCTCCACTCTTATTATCCATAATGAAATACAACATTGAATAAGCTATTAACTGGTCACACACCACTAGCGCCTGAAAATGTCCATTTTTACCGACCTCGCCATTCCCCCAATACACTATTATTGTTCCACGTTCAAAGTCATAGAGATGAAGATGGAAACATGAAAACATCAAATTACAAAGACGGTTCGGCGTCCCCTCCTATATCGTAGTGTAACTTCGGCTGTAGTTCGCCATTTTCACCTTTTCAGGAAAAATTATTTTGACGTCGTTTCCGTTCTCTCGGCTCGCTTTCACGTAAAAATCTTTCTTCTTGCGAATTAAGTGCCTGTACTTTGCATTGGCCAACCACGTTTCACATTTGGAGATGAAGATTATGCCGATGGTGATGAGGACGATGAGACAAGTGAGGAGGCCGAGGACGATGAAGCAGATGATTTGACTTTGGTGGAGGAGAGGGTCATTTTTATGGATGGTCTCCTTCATGGTGATCTTCAGGACCTCGTGGGCCGGGTGGTGGAACCCCTTGTGATGTGGCGGGAAGTTATAGGTGTGCTCATTGGTAGATAAGCTCTTACTTTTTGTAGGAAAAGCGCAGGTGGCTCCTGAGAAATCTGGTGGACAGGAGCATTGGAACCCGTCCAGCTTCTCATAGCATGTTCCACCATTAGAACAAGGGTTACTGTTACACCATGAAAGAAGTTCAGAGCAAGAACGACCACCAAACCCAGCTGGACAATGGCAGCGAAAGCTAGGGCCAATGTCTGTGCAGTTTCCTCCATTAACACAAGGGTTGGGGCTGCAGTCATCCTTGTCTA
This window of the Rana temporaria chromosome 13, aRanTem1.1, whole genome shotgun sequence genome carries:
- the DLK1 gene encoding protein delta homolog 1 is translated as MERRGMDSAVVCALSFILSQVLVSATRGVCRPGCHPENGFCESPGECRCRPGWKGQFCDRCVPFPGCLHGGCTKPWQCMCEDGWVGSHCNIDVHPCAAYPCSRNSTCIETGDGGYICLCAPGFTGRNCLVKIGPCIRNGSPCRNGGTCVDNNGFSGQASCRCLDGFAGDYCEIDKDDCSPNPCVNGGNCTDIGPSFRCHCPAGFGGRSCSELLSWCNSNPCSNGGTCYEKLDGFQCSCPPDFSGATCAFPTKSKSLSTNEHTYNFPPHHKGFHHPAHEVLKITMKETIHKNDPLLHQSQIICFIVLGLLTCLIVLITIGIIFISKCETWLANAKYRHLIRKKKDFYVKASRENGNDVKIIFPEKVKMANYSRSYTTI